In Fusarium oxysporum Fo47 chromosome VII, complete sequence, the following proteins share a genomic window:
- a CDS encoding chaperonin 10-like protein: MKAFQYKKAETGLQLCDLPIPEPGPEYVQIQVMAAGMCHSDCHILTGQKDHWFKNLPLTFGHEVAGIITQLGSSASGEFRVGDRVAVCHICHPIEERHWDLSIGLGFDGGYAEYAVAPTKRVIKIPDNVSFAHAAVAMDALATSYHAVVTEAEARPGRTIGVIGLGGLGMAGLHFGTIKGASVYGFDTQKDKFHEARQLGASGCFVTVRDAKSVVFDTIVDFAGVGVTTAAAVNAVKRGGKVVVVGLGVSTIPVPVEPLILNSVTIVGSLGAHLNDTQDVLALLEQKKIDPLLVEVPFLDIPASLDLLAKGYVKGRLWADPSKGAD; this comes from the coding sequence ATGAAAGCATTTCAATACAAAAAAGCCGAAACAGGTTTGCAGCTGTGCGATCTGCCCATCCCAGAACCTGGCCCTGAATACGTCCAAATTCAGGTCATGGCCGCTGGAATGTGTCATTCAGACTGCCATATTCTCACCGGCCAGAAAGACCATTGGTTCAAGAACCTGCCGCTCACCTTTGGTCATGAAGTTGCCGGGATCATCACCCAACTCGGCTCGTCAGCGAGCGGCGAGTTTCGGGTAGGCGACAGAGTTGCCGTCTGCCACATCTGTCATCCGATAGAAGAACGCCACTGGGACCTTAGCATTGGCCTTGGGTTCGACGGTGGCTATGCCGAGTATGCAGTTGCGCCCACGAAGCGGGTCATCAAAATCCCCGACAACGTGTCCTTTGCCCACGCAGCTGTGGCCATGGACGCATTGGCCACGTCCTATCATGCGGTCGTCACTGAGGCCGAGGCCAGACCCGGAAGAACCATTGGCGTCATCGGCCTTGGCGGCTTGGGAATGGCAGGACTCCATTTCGGCACCATCAAGGGGGCCAGCGTGTATGGATTCGACACCCAGAAAGACAAGTTCCATGAAGCCAGGCAGCTGGGAGCAAGTGGGTGTTTTGTGACTGTTAGGGATGCCAAGAGTGTTGTGTTTGATACAATCGTCGACTTTGCCGGCGTTGGAGTCACCACGGCAGCGGCTGTGAACGCCGTAAAGCGAGGCGGTAAGGTCGTGGTTGTTGGCTTGGGCGTCTCTACGATTCCCGTTCCGGTCGAGCCTTTGATCCTAAACTCGGTGACTATCGTCGGATCCCTTGGGGCACACTTGAATGACACACAAGATGTTCTAGCGCTGTTGGAGCAAAAGAAGATTGACCCGCTGTTGGTTGAGGTCCCCTTTCTTGATATTCCTGCGAGCTTGGATCTTTTAGCTAAAGGGTATGTTAAGGGAAGACTGTGGGCAGACCCAAGCAAGGGGGCTGATTAG
- a CDS encoding cytochrome P450 — MSLVPGVHSSISTVDNQVHAKLKRLISQGLSNSHIRAYDPELRQSALLFATRLGEIMDHFEPDQSDVGEDGWTVPKNLASWSNYFTFDVMSHLVFGTSYNLLTNSENHWVIDGVLGQMRRMSFLTMLPELEDMRFDLLLFPGARRMAYQFAVKSREIMEARKIREKAMEGQETKVDLFSKLLAAKDPETGEGLPDKQLWAESNVMIIAGSDTSSTAIAATLFYLSRNPSAYARVTKEVRSTITTPPRHLPGSKTALVHISPCLYSRVNMPQPAGWRGCEIGTGIYAVHHNEEYYHDPLEFRPERWLADEVGDEAVAKAHSAFDAFSQGPRGCPGKSLALIEIPFALAAVIIGYDFRKVESSLGEVGEEKGKFAGQYQTSWAFSSLKDGPYLPFKRIKS; from the exons ATGTCGCTAGTGCCTGGCGTGCATTCTAGCATCAGTACGGTAGACAATCAAGTTCATGCCAAACTCAAGAGACTCATTAGTCAAGGGCTCTCCAACTCTCATATCCGAGCTTATGATCCGGAACTGCGGCAGAGTGCGCTACTGTTTGCGACCAGGTTAGGCGAGATTATGGATCACTTTGAGCCTGATCAATCGGATGTTGGTGAAGACGGCTGGACCGTTCCGAAGAACTTGGCGTCTTGGAGTAATTACTTTACCTTTGATGTCATGTCCCATCTCGTATTCGGTACCTCGTACAACCTGCTTACAAATTCAGAGAACCACTGGGTCATCGATGGCGTCCTCGGCCAAATGCGTCGTATGAGCTTCCTTACAATGCTTCctgagcttgaagatatGAGGTTCGACCTACTCTTGTTCCCCGGTGCTCGCCGCATGGCGTACCAGTTTGCTGTAAAGAGCAGGGAGATTATGGAGGCAAGGAAAATTAGAGAGAAAGCTATGGAAGGCCAAGAAACCAAGGTCGATCTCTTCTCCAAACTGCTTGCCGCAAAAGATCCCGAGACGGGAGAAGGCCTCCCTGACAAGCAGCTGTGGGCCGAGAGCAACGTGATGATAATTGCAG GCTCTGACACCTCGTCCACTGCCATTGCGGCGACTCTGTTCTACTTGTCTCGCAATCCCTCGGCATATGCCCGCGTCACCAAAGAGGTCAGGTCCACAATCACTACCCCCCCAAGACATTTGCCAGGGAGCAAAACTGCTCTCGTGCACATATCTCCGTGCTTGTATTCTCGAGTCAATATGCCTCAGCCCGCCGGCTGGAG GGGTTGTGAGATCGGTACGGGCATCTATGCAGTACATCACAATGAGGAGTACTACCACGACCCCTTGGAGTTTCGGCCGGAGCGCTGGCTTGCGGATgaggttggtgatgaagctgtGGCCAAGGCTCATTCTGCCTTTGACGCTTTCTCCCAGGGGCCACGGGGATGCCCCGGTAAGAGTCTAGCATTGATTGAGATTCCTTTCGCGCTGGCTGCTGTTATTATAGGTTATGACTTCCGAAAGGTCGAGTCAAGCTTGGGAGAAGTGGGTGAGGAAAAGGGCAAGTTTGCTGGCCAGTATCAGACATCCTGGGCGTTTAGCAGTCTCAAAGATGGACCGTACCTGCCGTTTAAACGGATCAAGTCTTAA